From Methanobrevibacter sp., the proteins below share one genomic window:
- a CDS encoding TIGR04076 family protein, translated as MKKVKITVMRKVRHDDLIDKYENPLEHECDIEEGQVFIANGWQKPEGFCDSAWESLSAFVMGLANGAEDFYGGWMKNKKSAMISCNDGFRPVSFLLETMEEDAD; from the coding sequence ATGAAAAAAGTTAAGATTACAGTCATGAGAAAAGTCAGGCATGATGACTTGATTGACAAATATGAAAATCCATTGGAACATGAGTGCGATATTGAGGAAGGACAGGTTTTCATTGCAAACGGCTGGCAAAAACCGGAAGGATTCTGTGACAGTGCGTGGGAAAGTTTATCAGCTTTTGTAATGGGTTTGGCCAATGGTGCAGAAGATTTCTATGGCGGATGGATGAAAAATAAAAAATCTGCAATGATATCATGCAATGACGGATTCAGACCAGTCAGTTTCCTGCTTGAAACAATGGAAGAGGATGCAGATTAA
- a CDS encoding DUF6434 domain-containing protein, producing the protein MQKLNKNLNAEEFKEYYFLKEELKDFCRSEGLKISGSKQDLENRIIHYLKTGEKLKEPVVRQVSNKSHSTIALDSKLGENFKCSQDKREFFENEIGKTFKFNVKFQKWLKANPDKTYRDAIDAYFEIQNSKEKTKIDKQFQYNQYIRDFFEENDDKSLEEAIKCWKYKKSLKGHNRYESSDLGIL; encoded by the coding sequence ATGCAAAAATTGAATAAAAATTTAAATGCTGAAGAGTTTAAGGAGTACTATTTTCTAAAAGAGGAGCTAAAAGATTTTTGCAGGTCCGAGGGTTTGAAGATTAGCGGATCTAAGCAAGATTTGGAAAATAGGATAATTCATTATTTGAAAACTGGTGAAAAGTTAAAAGAACCTGTGGTTAGGCAAGTTTCAAATAAATCTCATTCAACAATCGCATTGGATTCAAAATTAGGTGAAAATTTCAAATGCAGCCAAGACAAGAGGGAATTTTTTGAAAATGAAATAGGTAAAACCTTCAAGTTCAATGTCAAATTTCAAAAATGGCTGAAAGCGAATCCTGATAAAACCTATCGTGATGCAATTGATGCTTACTTTGAAATTCAAAATTCTAAGGAAAAAACAAAGATTGATAAACAATTTCAATACAATCAATATATACGGGACTTCTTTGAGGAAAATGATGACAAGTCTCTCGAAGAGGCAATAAAATGCTGGAAATATAAAAAATCTCTTAAAGGTCATAACAGATATGAAAGCAGTGATTTGGGGATACTATGA
- a CDS encoding transposase has product MRFMGEYIRGVVVKLHVTPEQEVMFKQNYGCTRKTHNELLNKYKAKYGDCNKIPTKNELNQFLNESKKELPYLKETESTSLQQARDDLHKAFKNSFKSKRHNPPKFHSKKKTRPSFRQTIRKDKRPVEKNTLTLRKHGEVTFSTSVEYLDLLNSPDTKFNNITVYYDGLNHYASFNIKTQPPEQLPLTEEHIGCDINSNKNGWLVTSEGQKEFFDVDHDNQMIKHINRLISKCRNMSRRWKKLQKRLQKWYNKRTNQLNDYIEKLTYNLVKKYDTIVFEENYSTIKILIGGEENMIFPLSRFIKRLKDKFQLYKPGADGVQFVKPHNTSRTCHHCGHINKELKVKKRNWKCPKCGKILDRDTNAAINILNRWFNGDGLIKYLN; this is encoded by the coding sequence ATGAGATTTATGGGTGAGTATATTCGAGGTGTGGTTGTTAAGCTTCATGTAACTCCCGAACAAGAAGTCATGTTTAAACAAAACTATGGTTGTACTCGTAAAACCCATAATGAACTTTTAAATAAATATAAAGCCAAATATGGTGATTGTAATAAAATTCCAACTAAAAATGAGTTAAATCAATTTTTAAACGAATCTAAAAAAGAGTTACCATACCTGAAGGAAACAGAGTCCACCAGTCTTCAACAGGCACGTGATGATTTGCATAAAGCGTTTAAAAACAGTTTTAAAAGCAAAAGGCATAATCCTCCAAAATTTCACTCTAAAAAGAAAACACGACCTAGCTTCAGACAAACTATCCGAAAAGACAAAAGACCAGTAGAAAAAAACACACTAACTTTAAGAAAACATGGTGAAGTGACCTTCAGCACAAGCGTAGAATACTTGGATTTATTAAACAGTCCAGACACCAAATTCAACAACATCACTGTATATTATGATGGATTGAACCACTATGCATCATTCAACATCAAAACACAACCACCAGAACAACTACCATTAACCGAAGAGCACATTGGATGTGATATCAATTCCAACAAAAATGGATGGCTAGTCACAAGCGAAGGACAAAAAGAATTCTTTGATGTTGACCATGACAACCAAATGATCAAACACATCAACAGATTAATATCCAAATGCAGAAACATGAGCAGGCGATGGAAAAAACTACAAAAAAGACTACAAAAATGGTACAACAAAAGAACAAACCAATTAAATGACTACATTGAAAAATTAACCTACAATCTAGTCAAAAAATATGATACAATAGTCTTTGAAGAAAACTACTCTACTATCAAGATTTTAATTGGAGGGGAGGAAAACATGATATTTCCTCTATCGCGATTCATAAAAAGATTAAAAGACAAATTCCAACTCTACAAACCCGGAGCAGACGGTGTACAATTCGTAAAACCACACAACACAAGCAGAACATGCCACCACTGCGGACACATAAACAAAGAGTTAAAAGTCAAAAAACGCAACTGGAAATGTCCAAAATGCGGAAAAATACTTGATAGGGACACAAACGCAGCAATTAATATTCTAAACCGCTGGTTCAACGGGGATGGCCTGATAAAATACTTAAATTAA
- a CDS encoding redox-regulated ATPase YchF translates to MLQIAVCGKPNVGKSSFFNSATASAVEMANYPFTTIDANKAVAHVIKDCPCQELGVTCNPHNSICVDGKRLLPIEMIDVAGLVPGAHEGKGLGNKFLDDLMQAKVFINVIDASGSTDLEGNPVDAGSHDPLEDLEFLENEIVMWMYGILSKNWVRLIRKVGAEHLDISKVLFDQLSGTGIAIEDIIEAKRTIEPDYNKWEEQDLIDLTRNILHIAKPMMIIANKADLPTSAENIRRIKEKYPNVIPTSAGSELALVKAAESGLISYLSGEDHFEILKPEELSDAQRNGLEYIQTSILDVYGSTGVQEALNYAIFDLLDQIVVYPVQDENKYTDQKGNVLPDGFLVPKGSTPKELAYIVHTDIGDKFMHAVDARKKMRVASDYELQDGDIISIVTRG, encoded by the coding sequence ATGCTTCAAATTGCAGTTTGTGGAAAACCAAATGTTGGAAAATCATCCTTTTTTAATTCAGCAACTGCATCTGCTGTAGAAATGGCAAATTATCCATTTACAACAATTGATGCGAATAAAGCAGTTGCTCATGTAATTAAAGATTGTCCGTGTCAGGAGTTAGGTGTGACATGCAATCCTCACAATTCAATATGTGTTGATGGAAAAAGATTGCTTCCAATTGAAATGATTGATGTTGCGGGTCTTGTTCCGGGAGCACATGAAGGAAAAGGATTAGGTAATAAGTTTTTAGACGATTTAATGCAGGCTAAAGTATTCATTAATGTTATTGATGCTTCAGGCTCAACAGACCTTGAAGGAAATCCTGTTGATGCGGGAAGCCATGACCCTCTTGAAGATTTGGAATTTTTGGAAAACGAGATAGTAATGTGGATGTATGGAATATTATCTAAAAATTGGGTCAGGCTTATAAGAAAGGTAGGTGCTGAACACCTCGATATTTCAAAAGTACTTTTTGATCAGTTATCAGGTACCGGAATAGCTATTGAAGATATTATCGAAGCTAAAAGAACAATTGAACCTGATTACAACAAATGGGAAGAACAGGATTTGATTGATTTAACCCGTAATATTTTACACATTGCAAAACCGATGATGATTATTGCAAACAAGGCTGACCTGCCGACTTCAGCTGAAAACATCAGAAGAATCAAGGAAAAATATCCGAATGTAATTCCAACTTCTGCAGGTTCAGAGCTTGCACTTGTAAAGGCAGCTGAAAGCGGATTAATCAGTTACTTGTCCGGTGAAGATCATTTTGAAATATTAAAGCCTGAAGAATTGTCTGATGCTCAACGCAATGGTTTGGAATATATTCAAACAAGCATTTTGGATGTTTATGGAAGTACTGGTGTTCAGGAAGCACTCAACTATGCTATATTTGACTTGCTGGACCAAATTGTTGTTTATCCTGTTCAGGATGAAAACAAATACACAGACCAAAAGGGTAATGTCTTGCCAGACGGATTTTTAGTTCCTAAAGGCTCAACACCTAAGGAATTGGCTTACATCGTTCATACAGATATCGGTGATAAGTTCATGCATGCAGTTGATGCAAGGAAAAAGATGCGTGTAGCCAGTGATTATGAGCTACAGGACGGAGACATTATCAGTATTGTAACAAGAGGTTAA
- a CDS encoding metallophosphoesterase, whose protein sequence is MKDEEIERPQAMKIRQGIQDAMTYSLPDKKFNPKNIDLVEIDIELNDLSWNFNNFRILNLTDIHLGQWINPEYLDELIDYVNTLNVDLITLTGDYFSYVIEGYEESLENSLKKLDAPYGKVGVLGNHDHWMSSDKIREIFKNSDIIDLSNDVITLEKDGDRINICGVDSCTVCADDLDKVIAKMPKNIPNILLAHEPDFAKESSQTNLFDLQISGHSHGGQFIIPKFETTPFRGPNSTKYPVGLYKVGNMIQYTSKGLGTNSFRVRINCKPEVTIITLKTTKKHKIEIE, encoded by the coding sequence ATGAAAGATGAAGAAATAGAACGTCCGCAGGCAATGAAAATTCGTCAGGGCATACAGGATGCAATGACATATTCCTTGCCGGACAAGAAATTTAATCCGAAAAATATCGATTTGGTTGAGATAGACATTGAATTAAATGATTTAAGCTGGAATTTTAATAATTTTAGGATTTTAAATCTGACTGACATTCATTTGGGCCAATGGATTAATCCGGAATACCTAGACGAATTAATAGACTACGTCAATACATTAAATGTTGATTTGATTACATTAACCGGAGATTACTTTTCATACGTTATTGAAGGCTATGAAGAATCCCTGGAAAATTCATTAAAGAAATTAGATGCTCCTTACGGTAAAGTTGGTGTTTTGGGAAATCATGACCATTGGATGAGTTCTGATAAAATCAGAGAAATATTTAAAAATTCAGACATTATTGACTTAAGCAATGATGTTATTACCCTTGAAAAAGATGGAGACCGCATTAACATTTGCGGTGTTGACAGCTGCACAGTCTGCGCTGATGATTTAGACAAGGTTATTGCAAAAATGCCTAAAAACATTCCAAACATTTTACTTGCCCACGAACCTGATTTTGCAAAGGAATCATCACAAACCAATTTATTTGACCTTCAAATTTCAGGCCATTCCCATGGAGGGCAATTTATCATTCCAAAATTTGAAACCACACCATTCAGAGGCCCTAACTCAACAAAATACCCAGTAGGACTATATAAAGTAGGAAATATGATTCAATACACAAGCAAAGGGCTTGGAACCAATTCATTCAGAGTTAGAATTAATTGCAAACCAGAAGTAACAATTATTACCTTAAAAACAACCAAAAAACATAAAATTGAGATAGAATGA